In the genome of Crassostrea angulata isolate pt1a10 chromosome 6, ASM2561291v2, whole genome shotgun sequence, the window ATAATAATGTCAATAAGAACCACAAATGTCTACTGTCTAAGAAATCAAGgataatgttttattatttacatcatATATTCCTCTTAACCTATTCCAAGATGGAATACTTATATTGATATCATATATATGTTCTACTTTTGGGTACATGTTAATTTCTATCAATCCTGTTTGAAAGTGTGCATGTCCCTGTTATTGAAATGAAGGTTTCAATGATTTATTCCATGACccataatatttttctttacagtttTCTTTACAGTTTTATGAGTATTATTGCAAATCTTGCTTGAATGTATACAAAACAGCCGATTTAGCAATGCATAGTGTGACGACACTGTTATATGTAATAGTTTGACAGGTTGAATCATGACTTGCAGTACATAAAAGAAACAGTTTATTTGGTTGATTTGATACCTGTCTACTCTTACGTGGTATTTGATATTTTCAGCTGTCAGGACAAATACATATTCTCTGTATTACTGCTATGTTTAGCCAAGAATTCTCTCAATAATTGCTCTTTCTGATAGTGAAATCCacacaataaatatatatagacatcagtatgaatataatttatatgagcattgaatgcttatttttggattttgtcagtcctataacacaccaagcCGTGCGgacaaattatcatactgcACTTTACAcagggtattcaatttgtctgcactgTTTGGTGTTTTTGGACTTCAGTTTTCTTTCTCCAATATTTGATTCCACTTGATTGGAATTTTGttgcagggttgtctctaaaaattgaagtagaaggaagaatgaaaaagtaaaagGGGGGTCAGggggtcttgcttatagctacattccatttgaaatgcaataacAGTCaggtaattaaggcattataggcAGGGGACTTTCCCACCCCcaggtcttagagacaaccctgatgTCATGCAAATCAGAATTTTTGTTGCTTATTGCAATTGTAATACAAACCAATTTGAAAGTGTCACTGAACACattacaattttgtttgttgtgtATACTTTCTATAGCAAGATTTGCGATAAATCgaaattcaataattttactgAGGTAAATTTGTTGTGACAAGACATTCTGATCTCAGttgtttgtaaattattttgttgGTTTTCCCATGCATATAATATGACATATGATTTATCAGTGAACACCTTCCACAGGTCCTTGTTCCTAATTAATATTGCTGCAAGCTATAAGTTCTTTGTCAACAAAAAAATCTGCCAAACATAGTTAGGTTTTAACTTAGTAAGTTAGGGCctattatataacattttaactGATTATAAATCTCTACAGTGTAAGCAAAAACGACCAAAATCATAAACTGatgctttttttcataaaatacgaaataaaatttgatttgaagCAAATCTAAATTTTAGCTCGTTTTGTTTAGCATCTACATTCCAAAGAATAACTTACTTCGTCCCAACAAATAAGGTCGTCACATGTTGGATTTTCAACAAGTGCCCATAACTTGGTCAAAAACGCTGGTACAGGGTTTGAACCCATCGTGTTAGCGATGTAATGCTGTTGATGTTTTCACTGCCTTATTTACATTCCAAATGGCAAAACCCGATGGCCGCCGGAAGTGTACGATTCGAAAATAAGCCAGGCACGTTCACTCGTGCGATAACTTAATCTTGTTAATTGATACCTGAAGcatcaaaagaaaagaaacgaacatgaaaattattttatgcatAGAAATACACAGTATAGTGGAAGACAGTACATGCATAATTTGCTGCGCAATTTGGCATACTTACGCAATATACAACTTCTGCATATGCAGAGTTATCGGTCGTTCGCATGTtagaactatttttaaaaccacGTGTCTAGGAGAAGTCTCGTGTTCACAACACGTGAATACTGAATAAAGTCATTCAgaatatcatttaattaaaaaaactatattatGAATAGGACACACGTGGTACaaaatcataatttaatttctaaaagttCTGACCCACTGCCTAGCCATGGATCATAATCACAGGCCAGGTCGGGTCACGACAGCTGTCGAGTCACGTGCACTTGGAACACATTGTAGCCTATTTTTTGCAAGGAAGGTTAACTACACATATAGATTATATAAACTGCGCAAACAAGTCAGCATATATAGAAAAAGTAGTCATTATATGTtgttgtgttgttgtttttttgatAAATCGAGTAAAAACAAACGATAATTTATATATTGCGCATAAATTAACTCAATTTCTTAATTtcggtaccccccccccccaacctttttctcgcagcagacatttttttttaaatgtgcataaaaaagtaaaattaaggTAGAACCCTCCCCCTACTTTTTTGGGAGCAtgtcaaaaattgaattgaaaggaAGGAAATTAACAGTGAATATGATGCACGTTATATGCTCTGTCCTTTATGATTATCATGATTTTGTTTCAGTCCTGAATTTAaagtagcccccccccccccccggctgTCTATGTCGCATAGGCAAATACGATTTTGTTTGATTGTTCAGCAAGGGAgccgaaattttttttaaaaaaagaacacaatttaaaaaaaaaccatcgaCAATGTAGTTCCCATTAAAATTTGTTGACAGTAAGTGATGAAAaatagaatatatacatgtaataaaaaatatccaaattaaTGAAAAGTAAAAAGGTATATAATGAActcattattatataaataccgTACCTCACGACTAAAACATTCATGCATAGGTTTACTTggttggaagggggggggggggttgcttgTTTGCTTATAAGCTAGTGCCGCGCCGTGGTCTTCATAAATGTACAATGTAAGCAATTTAACACGCACACGATACAAAACTTTTTCTTAATTACACTGGCCCGGGCCCCCTCTTTTGTGATcaattgcaaaatttaaaaaaaaatataagaccTATAGAAAAAGAATTTGTCAAATGAGAATTTGTTGTTATTCATCATTCTTAAAATATGTCAAATCTtactaaaaaaaaccctcataaaatgtcttaaaacactttaaaaaccTGCGCGGATGGAGAGCTTCCAGGGGCTTCCCTTATGGATCCACTGGGGGCCCCAAGGTTTCGCCCCTTTCAACAAATCCTGGATCCGCCActgaattataattatatataatttgttcCATCTTTGTACGCTTACAGAACCACTATACAGATGACAGTGAGCAGCTGACAGTAAACTGGATTTATACGGTGACAGTAAGACAATATACAAGCGAGATACGTACAGAGGTGTCAAACATCAAAAACGGAGTTAACgtgttcataaataaataaaacgaaAGGAATGAAGCAACATTTGAAACtaaacttataccaatacaatTAACATACTACGAAAGCCTAGTGAGGTCAAAtatgaatgttaaaaaaaataataaaatgtcgttataacgagataaaagtcgttataacgagataaaaagtcgttataacgagttaaaaagtcgttataacgagataaaaagtcgttattacgactttttaaagtcgttataacgagataaaaagtcgtattaacgagataaaaagtcgttattacgactttttTAAGTCGTtttaacgagataaaaagtcgttataacgagataaaaggtcgttataacgagataaaaagtcgttattacgacttttttaagtcgttattacgagataaaaagtcgttataacgagataaaatgtcgttataacgagataaaaagtcgttattacgacttttaaaagtcgttataacgagtttaaaagtcgttataacgagataaaaagtcgttattacgacttttttaagtcgttataacgagataaaaagtcgttataacgagataaaatgtcgttataacgagataaaaagtcattattacgagataaaaagtcgttataacgagataaaatgtcgttataacgagataaaaagtcgttattacgacttttaaaagtcgttataacgagtttaaaagtcgttataacgagataaaaagtcgttattacgacttttttaagtcgttataacgagataaaaagtcgttataacgagataaaatgtcgttataacgagataaaaagtcattattacgagataaaaagtcgttataacgagataaaaagtcgttattacgacttttAAAAGTCGTTTTAACGAGAtaaaagtcgttattacgacttttaaaagtcgtattaacgagataaaaagtcgttattacgagaaattGCTATATATATACCGTTATACATCTTTAAGGTAAAGGAAATACCAATGGAATATTAAAGGTGTGATAATGGAAACTGAAGAACTAGTAAAACGGTATTTTTACCTTGGTTTGTCAAATGCGGAAATTCTAGCCTTTCTTGCCTTAACTCATCATATTGTCATTAGCGTTTCAACCTTAAAGCGCATCCTACGGCGTTTAAATATGAGAAGAAGAAAAGATTATAGTGATCTATTGGATGTTGCGATATTCATTGCCCAGCAGCAGCAGACTGCTGGAAAACTACATGGTTACCGTTGGATGCATCTCAAATGCTTGCAAAATAATCTACGTGTTCCAAGAGACAGTGTATATGAAATAATGAAGTTACTAGACCCGGGCGGGATGGCAGCTCGAAGAAGGCAACGTTTAAAAAGACGCCAATACGTTAGTAAGGGACCAGACTTTGTATGGCACATTGATTCATATGACAAATTAAAGCCATATGGCATAGCTATTAACGGATGCATCGACGGATTTTCGCGAAATATAATGTGGCTAGAAGCTAGTACAACAAACAGTGATCCTAAAGTAATCGCTTACTACTTTATTCAAGCAGTTCGACGGAAGAAAGGTGTTCCAAAACGAATTCGAACAGACATGGGAACAGAAAACACCCATGTTGAACAGATGCAAGTTTTTCTTAGACGTAACCATCAGGATGAATTATCAGGACAAAAAAGCTTTCTTTATGGAAAAAGCACACATAATCAGAGAATAGAGTGGTTTTGGGgatgtttgagaaaaaaagtaGGACAATTTTGGATGGATCTTTTCCAAAACCTATCCAGTGATAATGAAAGTACGTCATTTTGTGGTACCTTTCTCGACAAAAGCTTAATACAGTTCTGTTTCATCAAGCTAATTcaggtaaaatttaaatatctctcttttccctctctctctctctctctctctctctctctctctctctctctctgagtgtTTGTTGAATTATTAAGTTATACAACTAAAAGGGATCAAACTCGTAAGTGGGCGGTTAGTTTCTGAGTTTTGTAGGCCTAGGCTAGcacttcttaattttttttgacagAAAGACCTGGACGAGTTGGCAGCAATGTGGAATACCCACACTATTTCGTCGAGTGTTAACAGGCTTCGCGAAGGAAATCGTCCACTGATGATGTATACTTTGCCTGAGCTGTTCGGTTGTGAGAACCAACTTTGCCCTGTTAATACACACGAAGTTAACTTGTGTGAAGAAGAAACAACCCCAAAACCAGAACACCCATGTGATGACACTGTTAAAGAACTCTGTTTCGATATAATGGAGGAAACTGGAGATGTCATGCCAGACAATGCATTTAGTGCCAAAGAGTTGTACTTAAGTCTTAGAGATGCGATTCTTGAACAGCTATGAACTATTGTGACTTAATGATTGTCTATTACAATGACAAACGGAATTTACTTTACTGGCTCGATAGAACTATTTAGAATGACATAATTGCAGAATATGAGGagtttatataaaacatttaaataaaatggcTGACAATTCACATATTTCAATTGCCTAATGAATTTCATATTAACGTAAAACTTTTTTGTCTGTAAAGGTTTGGGTATTGTTaacatataatttttctttaatatattaaattcatataGTATGGCGTTTTAAAGctaattaagaaatgaactcaatttctacccaagttatacgagtatttacgctttataatccgcgaagcggataataaaaaagcgtaaattgctccaacccaggtaaactcgtataacttgggtagataatgagttcattccttataatttaattttctgtaattaatTATACGAATTGAGTgcgttttactttttaaaatgataattacctcttcaaaattcaaacgtaacgtcaagcggattagtacgtttttgacgttggtacattgtgacgtgtcttgtgacaagcaaaccaggttatacaaatttaacaaaaattttctatccaatcaaatgcttcgttacaaccagaatttatatatatattaattctagttgtaacgcgctttctgattggctaaacacacagaaaaaaaataatttattttgtataacctggttagCTATGTAGCCACCCCTCTTGACAACCCCATTTTCACGCGCGTGTtacagtttttatttaaattcaaattttaaataatttctatcttttacaattaatatttttttaatctattcgcggattataaaaaagcgtgcACTGCCTCAAACCAGGTTATATCGGATAATCTgggcaaaaattaaaattattccttaaataattgtTACTTTGACTGTTGCTGTAATAATAACTGGTATATAGcaccccccccccgccccatTTTCTATAACGATTATCACGTTGTTCtatacttttgattttttttcctttttcagcATTGTCAAAATGATATATTCACTCCTTTTTGCACATTGATATTTAGTTGATATTATGCATGCCCTCTCTGTAAGGAggaacaaaatattgaatgagaAATTCGAAAACTGGTCATACACATTTTGTTCTgtaatttacatacatgtataatatatgaattataaaataagCACACAAGAACAATCTTTTACATTTTGCTTTAATGAACAAACCAATACAAAATATCATCAGCTTCCCGACAAAGATATTTGAATGTTAAAGAACATCAAACAACACATAATCAATGTGAAAGGTTCTGATGTACACTTATTATGAAATGACATCATAATCTACGTACTAGTAGTTTTTAAGTGTGTCTTATAATTTGCAAACTTTAGATCTATTAATAATTATTGGCTGTATTTCTTATATCAATACACAATTCCCCTGTTCCctacttatatacatgtacacatgtacaagaaaaatatagaattacatttttatgaaattaatgctgatatcataaaaaatctaaacaaaaactttgttacaaaaagaatttaaaaagaaacaaaactgaaattaaggcttcttaaaaCTGAGCATACAAGTATTTCCTTTCATGCTTCTTTTcataaaacacataaaaaattaaagatcaaAGTTAAAAGATTTACGATCTGTTTCGCTTTTAGCAACACATATTCGCCAGTGTAAATATGTACTGCGCATGTATTGAGGCATTTCAAATAATGTCCATTACCCATACATTTGCATTTAGAACTGCCAAAAATTCCGTCCTAAAACCTGGAAAATTTTCGTATGTTTTCGGAATTTCAAGCAAACACGAGCAAGTATGAGCAACAGGGCGGCGCGCCAAACCTCGAACGTTCACAAATGACACTTCAATTTTGTCTTTAAGCAGCAAGTCAGACCCGGTGCAGAATCTCATGAATTTTTTCAAGGTAAAAATGTCAAGCTCTCTGACAAATCGACGTACATGATTTGACACAATTATTTCCTCCTGAGACATGGTTTCGGGGAACTTCAACAACGCTAAAACTTTCCTGGTTGTTGGAAAAAGACTTTCGTACATTGATTTCAGCTTATCTTCTGGAATGCCAAGTTTCTTAAGATAAGGACTGATACAGTCTATGACAAACATAGAAGATTGAATCAGTTCTTTATGTGCAATTTCTTCCAAAATCTTGAGAATGGTATCTTGTTTAGGAACTCTTTTTATTTCGTGTTGatctaaaatttcaagaaactcATCCATATCAACTGATTCAATGTCTTCTAAGGCAGATTTAAGACACTGCGCATCACTTTCCggaataaactttaaaaattcatcaagTATGTTGCTTTTAACTGTGTTATATAGACATTGCTCTAAAAAAGCAATCGAAAGCTGTATAGGGAAGTGTCCAACACTCTTCCAtccaaaaacaataattttcccTACGGAATGCCACTCAGACTCTCCAAAATCATGTCTCAGGCATGGTACTTTGAATGCGCTTCCTAAAGTACACTCTTCAAAAAATGAGTTCCAGAACTCGCAAAGGATGTCCCTAGTAACACCCCCTCCATCTTCGGCAGTTTCGGACATCCCATTAGGAAGTATCACGTCCAGAGTACAGAGATCTTTAAAAGGGTCAACATCCTTAAACTCCTGGATCATTTCTTTCAGAACATGTCCTCTATGTACTGTTATTTTCCGTTCCGTAAGCGTTTTCGGAGGAGGGGTTTCATCTAAAACATTGTCATCTATTTCCTCATCTATTCCCGCCAGCTGTATTGCTTGCTTCAAAATGTCATGTTCCGGAGATGCTGTTCTCCTGTGACGTAAGGTTACGTGTAGATCAGGAAGTTCGTCTTCGTCGTCTGACTTATTATCATCTTGCGATATTTCATTTGCGTCCATCTCATTGTTTTCATCCTTTTCAGCATTTTTGagttcatttttttcctttgttgtAAAATAGAAACGCAATAGGGAaagttttgtttcatcatatatttctttaacagTCATCTCATTTCGAACACTCCTACCACTGAAATCTCTCAGGTCAGTCACAAAGTCTGTAATTGGTCCTTTTGGTGATTCTCCATTAGGAAAAAACAATCTTATTCCTTCTTTTATTAAGTCatcttttgttgcattttttttttaatactaacTTTTCTGGTACCTCCCCCCTTTTTGAGTCTTACTTGGACTCCTCCATGCATCCACCCTAACTCAATTTTTCTGGTTTGTTTTTCTGCGTTTTTGTTTCCTATCTGCCTAGGTCGCATATCTTCAAGTTGCtgctcttcttcttcttcagacaAATCATTAAATTTGCGCTTTTGTCGCGggtcttcaattttttttcttaacaccGCAAGAAGATTCTCTCTTTTCGaattctgtttttgtttcttttgtctTTGTTCTAAAAAGCGCTTGACTCTTATTCTATCTCCATGCAAAGGGATGTATACTGAGAGCTCCTGATCGCTCATTGACGTTATAAGTTCAGGGTCTATCTAAATAACAAAGAGATCGAACATTATACTTAAGAGGACCTCAAATTATTGATTGTTTCTTAAATTCAACATAAGTACACTTTTACCAATATGCACTAACAGGTAttattatagttttaaaaaagaagaaaccagaAGAGAGCAATTTAAAATAATCCAAATATTAGTACACTTAAAGGAAAAATCCGAaattttaataagtaaaaacGTAACTTTGCAAATATTAGTACACTTAAAGGAAAAATCCGAAATTTTAGTAAGTACAAACGTAACTTTGCAAGGACTTTTATAATTCTTGACACATTGCAATTGGGTAAAtgcaattttatataaaaatgtgaggtataatatttaaatatattttctgattCTTTTAATAGCTTTTCTATATGTCAAAAATGGCAAAAGCATTTGTACTGATTTTCATTTTGCTGTGATGTTATTTTATTGTTAACCTTTTGCATAACAAGTAAAGAAGTTGAAATCAGGCAAGCTAaggcggagggggggggggtgtgtgccaaaaaattaaattttaattaaccaTTCGATTTTCATGTACCtgaatatttttagaaatgattATTGAAGCTATCTACAATTatttggtaaagaaaaaaatcatatattttgacttaaatttttatcattttttatatctttatatggagtttttcttttcaaggaGGCCAAACTGATATAAAAGGACATCGACCCAAGCCCtcttaacacacacacacacacacacacacacacacacacacagagagagagagagagagagcacgtTAAATAATGAATGCAGATCactttttcttgaaattgaaTGGTTTACATTACCACTAAATTTgcatagccctgactttttacctcagaatttaaagggttcatacttctaaaatatttatgatctatattaatgaagattgcatgtatagtatcaggcatttgGCGAAATCTACTTTTTGCGCACACATTAAGCCTCGCACTATTAAC includes:
- the LOC128186595 gene encoding uncharacterized protein LOC128186595; translation: METEELVKRYFYLGLSNAEILAFLALTHHIVISVSTLKRILRRLNMRRRKDYSDLLDVAIFIAQQQQTAGKLHGYRWMHLKCLQNNLRVPRDSVYEIMKLLDPGGMAARRRQRLKRRQYVSKGPDFVWHIDSYDKLKPYGIAINGCIDGFSRNIMWLEASTTNSDPKVIAYYFIQAVRRKKGVPKRIRTDMGTENTHVEQMQVFLRRNHQDELSGQKSFLYGKSTHNQRIEWFWGCLRKKVGQFWMDLFQNLSSDNESTSFCGTFLDKSLIQFCFIKLIQKDLDELAAMWNTHTISSSVNRLREGNRPLMMYTLPELFGCENQLCPVNTHEVNLCEEETTPKPEHPCDDTVKELCFDIMEETGDVMPDNAFSAKELYLSLRDAILEQL